In a genomic window of Quercus lobata isolate SW786 chromosome 4, ValleyOak3.0 Primary Assembly, whole genome shotgun sequence:
- the LOC115984762 gene encoding F-box/kelch-repeat protein At3g23880-like, which yields MSDYLPEEVVLEILHRLPVKSLIRFRCVSKSWNSLITTSAFIKSHLTRSLSLSSDKLIVRQCVNKPYPFVEHYKLIDDTNDSSSDQIQHIDFPLRCSRFICHFNLIGSVNGLFSLFEEDRFVIWNPSIRKFITLPKPCIRVKSVVHEAFGFDPRTNDYKVVRIAFPRRTQSSEMAKIPLVEIYSLNEGSWRITSAGNSFSPGFSFVDRGRPSASLNGAVHFVVRDWDNKSDPSVLSFDLGDEVFRMISVPNGAFSTSDYVHTSVIGGSLSLLCHDSYTYGHAVNNCCSIWVMKEYGVVDSWTKQFTVNLNGGLLLGLQKNGNMLVETKLPLHCEISSYDPKSKQVKNLGICGMSYTFFVDNYMENLVLLDKPNDKVSKRRVSRKRKYSLIKVVSEKERRDKETSHELEKKMLHLEHDITILKAKVMEISTLKSEMAALKSQALRFVQQLSNQVQNMISSVGNVGSA from the exons ATGTCAGACTATCTCCCAGAGGAAGTGGTGCTGGAAATTCTGCACAGACTTCCCGTCAAATCCCTAATTCGATTCAGGTGCGTTTCTAAATCATGGAACTCTCTAATCACAACCTCTGCCTTCATCAAATCCCACCTAACTCGATCACTTTCACTTTCCTCCGACAAATTAATTGTTAGGCAATGCGTTAATAAACCCTATCCCTTTGTAGAGCACTACAAATTAATTGACGATACCAATGACTCCTCATCTGATCAAATTCAACACATTGATTTCCCACTAAGGTGTAGTCGTTTTATATGCCATTTTAATTTAATCGGTTCCGTGAATGGATTGTTCAGTCTTTTTGAGGAAGACCGCTTTGTTATTTGGAATCCCtcaattagaaaatttataaCCCTTCCAAAACCTTGCATTCGTGTCAAGTCAGTTGTTCATGAAGCATTTGGGTTTGATCCGCGGACTAATGATTATAAGGTGGTGAGGATAGCTTTTCCACGTAGAACTCAATCGTCtgaaatggccaaaatacctcTGGTTGAGATTTACTCTCTTAATGAGGGCTCTTGGAGAATAACAAGTGCTGGCAACTCTTTTTCACCCGGGTTTAGTTTTGTTGATCGGGGGCGACCATCAGCTTCTTTAAATGGGGCTGTCCATTTTGTAGTGAGGGATTGGGACAATAAATCGGATCCATCAGTTTTGTCATTTGACTTGGGTGATGAGGTTTTTCGCATGATATCTGTGCCAAATGGTGCATTCAGTACGAGTGATTATGTTCATACCTCAGTAATTGGAGGTTCGCTTTCTCTTTTATGTCATGATTCTTATACTTACGGGCATGCAGTGAACAACTGCTGTTCCATTTGGGTGATGAAAGAGTATGGCGTTGTTGATTCTTGGACTAAACAGTTCACTGTTAATCTCAATGGAGGACTTTTATTAGGTCTCCAGAAGAATGGTAATATGTTAGTGGAGACAAAACTACCACTTCATTGTGAGATCTCTTCATATGATCCTAAGAGCAAACAAGTTAAGAATTTGGGAATTTGTGGGATGTCATACactttttttgttgataattatATGGAGAATCTAGTCTTACTCGACAAACCGAATGACAAAGTTTCCAAAAGGAGAGTGAGCAGGAAGAGGAAATACAG TTTAATAAAGGTGGtatcagagaaagagagacGAGATAAAGAAACAAGCCATGAGCTCGAAAAGAAAATGTTACATCTAGAGCATGATATAACTATTTTAAAAGCAAAAGTGATGGAAATTTCCACTCTAAAGTCAGAAATGGCGGCTTTAAAATCACAGGCCTTACGGTTTGTTCAACAATTGAGTAACCAG GTTCAAAACATGATTAGCAGTGTTGGAAATGTGGGTTCAGCATAA